The proteins below come from a single Vanacampus margaritifer isolate UIUO_Vmar chromosome 10, RoL_Vmar_1.0, whole genome shotgun sequence genomic window:
- the LOC144059169 gene encoding E3 ubiquitin-protein ligase TRIM35-like, which produces MASPAEDHLQCPACLESFKDPVMLPCSHNFCRACVQQWCEYKGDRACPVCRTEFSSIDVPQNLALKNICEVFSQASVESDDICSLHKEKLKLFCVDHQELVCLICKDAKIHAGHKFCPLIEVHEDHKDKLQDGLQDAKKRLKDYNETRDNCNEQATYIKVQREQVENKIKMDFEELRRFLQAEEDARLSAVREEEEEKSRMMKEKIQALSRDIADVSDVIRSIEQQLTSDPVSFMKNFKTAMTKIQKLPDKPKLLSGALLDEVKHVGNLKFSVWEHMKEMVSYSPVILDPNTANAALSLSEDLTSVSCQKEHQCPKNSERSEWKCVLGSALVSQTHMWDVEVGDNRHWGLGVAWGDSCLPHDIKTRCIAFRDDKHRKFGGSFGSWNPPVKLQKIRVHVDMNKRSISFSESHTNTELCKTKPSSWPHLSDNMKMFPYFYTTDKVPLQMIPLACRVTTQSQ; this is translated from the coding sequence ATGGCCAGCCCAGCTGAGGACCATCTACAATGTCCAGCCTGTTTGGAGAGCTTTAAAGATCCTGTCATGCTGCCGTGTAGTCACAACTTCTGTCGTGCGTGTGTACAGCAGTGGTGTGAGTATAAAGGAGATCGAGCGTGTCCAGTCTGTAGGACGGAGTTTAGCTCAATTGATGTACCTCAGAACTTGGCCTTGAAGAACATATGTGAGGTCTTTTCACAAGCCTCAGTGGAGTCTGACGACATCTGCAGCTTGCACAAGGAGAAACTGAAACTTTTCTGTGTGGACCACCAGGAGCTTGTGTGCCTCATCTGCAAAGATGCAAAAATCCACGCTGGCCACAAGTTCTGTCCCCTCATTGAAGTTCACGAAGATCACAAAGACAAACTCCAGGACGGCCTGCAGGACGCAAAGAAAAGACTGAAAGATTACAATGAGACAAGAGACAACTGCAATGAACAAGCGACGTACATCAAGGTCCAGAGGGAGCAGGTGGAAAACAAGATTAAGATGGATTTCGAGGAACTTCGCCGCTTCTTGCAGGCTGAGGAGGACGCCAGGTTGTCTGCTgtgagggaggaagaggaggaaaagagTCGGATGATGAAGGAGAAGATTCAGGCTCTCAGCAGAGACATAGCCGATGTGTCAGACGTGATCAGAAGCATAGAGCAGCAGCTGACCTCTGACCCCGTTTCCTTCATGAAGAACTTCAAGACCGCAATGACAAAAATCCAGAAGCTACCCGACAAGCCCAAACTGCTCTCAGGAGCTCTGCTGGACGAAGTCAAGCATGTGGGCAACCTCAAGTTCAGCGTGTGGGAACACATGAAGGAGATGGTCTCCTACAGTCCCGTCATACTGGACCCAAACACGGCCAATGCAGCACTCAGTCTGTCTGAAGATCTGACCAGTGTTAGTTGTCAAAAAGAACATCAGTGTCCAAAAAATTCAGAGAGGTCCGAGTGGAAATGTGTGCTTGGTTCTGCTTTGGTCTCTCAAACGCACATGTGGGATGTTGAGGTGGGAGACAATAGACACTGGGGGCTGGGTGTGGCATGGGGTGATTCTTGTTTGCCACATGACATAAAAACACGGTGCATTGCATTTCGTGATGATAAACACAGAAAGTTTGGTGGGTCATTTGGATCATGGAATCCGCCAGTGAAGCTGCAGAAGATCAGAGTTCATGTGGACATGAACAAAAGATCAATTTCATTCTCTGAATCACATACAAACACTGAATTGTGCAAAACAAAACCTTCCTCTTGGCCACATTTGTCTGACAACATGAAAATGTTTCCTTACTTTTACACAACTGATAAAGTTCCTCTGCAAATGATTCCACTTGCATGTCGTGTTACGACTCAAAGTCAGTGA